Below is a window of Williamwhitmania taraxaci DNA.
TGAGGCCGGAAACGAGGGTCAACCAAGGTATATCCCCATCGAAACGGTAGATAACCTCTACGTTTACGGCAGCCTTGATGCCAACAGCGCGCTATATAACTTTCTGGGTAAGAATTCGGTGAGCGTTCACTTCTTCGATTTTTACGAGCACTACACAGGCTCCTTTATGCCCAAGGAATATTTGCTATCGGGCCGCATGCAGCTGCTACAGTGCGAGCATCATCTTAAAAAAGCGAAGCGGTTGATAGTAGCGCAAAAGTTTATTGAGGGTGGAGCCTATAATATGGTTCGAAATTTAAAGTACTACGGCAGCAGGGGCAAGAGCTGCGACGATCAGGTGGAGCGCATACTTACTTATGCCAACTCAATTGGCACAACCAAGGAGGTAGACGAACTCATGGGTATTGAGGGCAATATTCGGCAGACTTACTATGAGGCTTTCGATACCATAATAGATGGCTTTACCATGGGCAACCGTACCCGGCGTCCGCCATCCAACGAGGTGAACTCCATGATATCGTTTGCCAACAGTATGTGCTATACCGCTTGCCTCGATGCCATTTAC
It encodes the following:
- the cas1b gene encoding type I-B CRISPR-associated endonuclease Cas1b, whose amino-acid sequence is MKKTFYLFNPGRLSRTDNTLKFTPTDEAGNEGQPRYIPIETVDNLYVYGSLDANSALYNFLGKNSVSVHFFDFYEHYTGSFMPKEYLLSGRMQLLQCEHHLKKAKRLIVAQKFIEGGAYNMVRNLKYYGSRGKSCDDQVERILTYANSIGTTKEVDELMGIEGNIRQTYYEAFDTIIDGFTMGNRTRRPPSNEVNSMISFANSMCYTACLDAIYHTQLNPTISFLHQPGERRYSLALDIAEIFKPLLADRLIFSMFNRKQLQANDFERKLNGCLLKPTSRKKVAEEWEKRLSETVKHRSLGRNVSYKYLIRLECYKLTKHILGIEEYRPFKMWW